In Cryptomeria japonica chromosome 5, Sugi_1.0, whole genome shotgun sequence, the genomic window CATATCTTCACATCCTCTTCTGATATAGTGTTGGATTTTGCATGAGTATGGAATTTACAGTAGTCAAATACCATCTCCAACACTTTGCTACTATTGATGTTATCACAAGGAATAGGAAACGTTAGAGGTTCCATTCTTGTTTTTCTCTCTATCAAATTCTTTACGACCACTGATTCCATTGCAGCCATTTTCTCCAGTTTGAAATCTTCATACACTTCTTCATCTCTGAACACCCTGAATGTCACTGTATTTGCCGCCATTTTATTCTCCACAAAATTAAATACTTCTTTTGCAATAATATGCACGACTGAACGGGGATGTAATTAATGGTTAAaagtgtagaattttgaacctgacctatcctctctgaaccaactgattagcaaacaataacagcaaaaagaagaaaacaccaatatctttattgaagcttaattaaaaaattacataaaggctgtatatataaagaatttgtagtctagaagaataaataataactgcaattctaaatatattcctagctttgcatggaaagctactaaggctctcaaactaaaaaaaacaaactactccctaaattaagaatacaataagtgcatgcacaacatgctttatttactaaaaacaaactcatgcaaaaagcaaaactaaaaatagtcctaaggattcatgcatgctggagtacatgttttatttgcatgaataaacaaaaaaaactattaactaaaaatagcttatgcatggtgatgaatggatagcttcatgtccaaactggagttgcatggagctgcatgctagagcagcatcacttatcaacaaaAAGAGTGTTGAAAGAGTAGAATTTGGACAGAAAGTCTAAACTGTATAGTGATTTGAATATCGAACATCTGGTTTCTAATTTATACCATTCCATGTCTCTATTTCAATGGGTGCGACTTTCACGTTAATTTTGTTGCTGGAAATGATcaatacaaatttgaaatttaacTTGCACATCAATAGATTTGACGTATAGTATTTATGTGATCTTTTGATACATGTGTATCTTAATAGCAGTATATAGAGTTATTCTGATTTACTTTCTTTATTATATGGAAGGCCATTTTTATATTGATAGTTATATCATTTTAGAGGTGTGCAAGATGTCTGAAATATTTACAGTTGTTAAATGGAAAAGCAATAAAAATCTATTTGATATTtcattatttagttatttatgtcttTTATGAAATTACaagtaataaattttaataaaattaatttataattatttatcttattttaaatttttaatttattgtagaataattatgttttcaattttttattttaatttatataataatgttAGGGGAAGATCCATCTCTCTGTATCTCTCTACCTTCCCATTCTAGATCCATCTCCCACCTCTATCCATCTCCCACTTCCTAGCCATCTCCAcatctatctctctatcactccctctttctatctttatctctccctctctttccatctatCTATGttactccctctttctatatctttttATTTCCCTATGATCTATCTATCTCTCCATTTCGCACTGACACTCGTTTTTACTCCTCCCCACCTCTATCTCTGCATACCTCACATTTTCACATACACtcctttctccctccctatctccatctctatctctccccaCTCTCTTATTCTCTCTACTACCtcttttacctctctctttctccttcTAACTATATCTTCCCATCTTTTCCTCTCCCTCTCTGTCTATTTCTCATTATAGCTATCTCTTTTATTAACTCCATCTCTTCTACTCTTTATAtccttctacctctctctatatatcacttctatCATCTTTCTATGTCTCCATCTCCACCCTCTTATTTTATCCCTCtttttatctctatttctctctctctccctcatcctcattccttccacctctgcctttctatatatttatcttccccccatctctctctctcacccctcaATATTTTCTAAGTTATAATTATTTCTCTATTTGTCCTTTCTATCCCCATCTCTCACtctctttatatctatatctcccACTCTCCCTCTCTTGTTATAACTCCCTCCTTTTacatctctctacttctctctcctcTTTATTTCTCACTTTTCTTCTCCCTCCACCTGTCTCCTCAtctcattgtctccctctttctatctctatttcttgctctccctcatctctctctctctctctctctctctctctctctctctctctctctctctctctctctctctctctaattatatttatttctctatctctcCTTTCTATCCGCATATCTCCCTGTTTTGCTATCACCCCCTCATGTTATCTCTCTAGTTCTCTTCCTCTGTatttttctcctttcttctctctccctctccttttataATGGAACCTAGTTATCTTGATAATTCAAAGTTTTGTTTGTCATGTTTGGATCCCTCTAACAAGATGCATAATGtattttaagctatcacttctaGATTGAGACCTTAGATGCACACACACAACATCATTTTTAAAATGACCTGCCAATTAATCTTACACACTAAATAGTTGTATGTAAAATAcaccaaaattttccctaattgaccttccacacttcTTTGGCGTACCCATttcacaccaaagtgcaattgctagttttctAAGGAAATGTTAAATTtgttatattaattataatatttttatttgaataattattattttagtttttaattatttaataaataaatttatctttttaagttaatttaaaataataatataaaaaatgtgAATGGTGAGAAGGCAACTCTATAAAGTCTAAACAATACACGATAGTTTGAAGAAAAAGTTCAAATGTAACATAGATAAACTAATTGCATAAAGTAATTATGGGAGAGGATTTTGTATCATTAAGTTTCTCCCTAACATTTCTAGAGGTATGATTAAAAAGAACTAGCTCCCAACCAATAAGTTCATTCACTTCTTCAAGAGTATCTTTAGAAGATTGATGAGCATGATTTAGTCATTAGCCATGAAACCTTGTTGGATTCTAGTTGACAAAGAGTGGTGGAACACATTAAGAGGAAAAAGGTTCATGTGAAGGTCAAGAGAAACAATGGGTGATATTTCATTATGTTGATGAGCTAATTATTCCACCTTTCTTGAGGGTTGAAAGCTATAATATCATACTTATAGTCTCTTCTTGTAGATTGATTATGACCTTGCCAAAATAATCAAGGAAGAGAAGAAGCGGGAGGAAAGGAAATTGTATCAATACAAGGTGTATTTTTTTACTACTCAAAAATATTTATTAGACAAGCCACCTAAAATTCAGCTTTAATCTCTTGCATTTGAATCTCTCTAAACACATTAGAGAAGTTAATAGCTTTAGTGCCtacaaataaatgaaaatataaCATACTTAGATCATAAAAAATAACATTCCCATATTTTTCAATAATAATAGAATACTCACCCTAGAACTATGTTGTTATGAGGACTACTTGTAAAGGAGACAAGGTTAGTCCCCTAACAAAATTATATACCCTAAGAAAGGAGCTAGCCTAAAATTCCCAAAAGTTATGAATCTAGTCCTAAGATTCCTAAGATTTGGTGCAAAACTTGAAAAGATATTTAAGAGTCTATAATTATCCAACAAATACAAAATGTGAATTAAGAACCCTAAAATGCACTATATAAACCAAGTAGAAAAGCttgataaaatataaataaaaaagaatCTAGATCAATTTAGAATTTATAGTTGCTAACCAAATTCTGTATAATATGCAATGTTAATCAAAGAGAAGactaatgttgtcaatgatggcttTGTTGACCAACCATGGGAAGATGAGGAGAAAGCCACAAATGTCCCTTGGCAAACATATAATCTTGAAATAGTTTATTAAGGTATCATTTTAAAACCTTTTACTAGAGATTATATGAGTTAACCCTATTTTCTCAAGCCTTTTATAGGGGAATAATATCAATAAAAACTTGAAAAGTCTCAATCtttgtttaaaaattaaaattttcatctatagtaaataaagatatttattgtgTGTCTGTTAATGAAATTTGGAATAATTAGAATGCctcatttaaaaatatttaaagcaTGCATCCATGAAACTTTTGTCAGTAGGTGGTCTTGAAGGAAAAGAATAGGGCCCGACCTTAAGAAAAAGTTATAGTATAATGAAAGCTTATTGTGGATATTATTTTATAGCCATAGAAGACAAATAATAGTATCCACCAAATCCTTTGAAATATCTTTCAAAAAGGTAACTTTCAAATCTAAATTAGATCTCTAATCATAAAGATTGTACTAAGATCTAGCCCTTTCTATGATATCCATTGAATACACACATATGAATTGACATAGTTCATGATATGAATTTTTCAAGTTTCATTTTTATCAATATCCatgataatttatttattaattaggaaAATATGTTTTAAACATAATATAAGTGGATGTAAACCACCAATATTGTGGATTAGGTACCAATACTCCCAACTTACACAATAAAATCCTTGGTGTGTAACATTGGAAGCATATAGAAAGTTCCTCAAAAAAATTTTAACCTTTAAGCAAAAGGATTCTAAGGAAACCTAACAACATGAATAATAACACATGAGTGGTATCTAACATTATTATATAAATCTATATTTTTGTACTCACAAAAAGAGGTTTAGAAATATAGTAACTAATATTATTGTATCTAGGAAACAATAGCTTGATAGATGgaaaaaataaaatcttaaaaataaattgGAATGTATAAAAAAAGGAGTTCCATGTGATGGTCCATTTTTGTCCCTTGGATACTCAAGCTAAAGGTTCAAAAAAATGTATCAAGATATTGAATGTCCTGCATAAAAAATATATTCATCCTCCATAAGGGTGAagaaagaataataataaaaatgacCATTGACTAATGGTTGTGAGAATTATATAGAGTATTCACCCTAATTGGGGCTTGATAAATTAcatgggaaaataaataaataaatccttatGTTTCAAGGACGTAAAAAGCTAGCAAAAGGGGGAATCCTTGATGGATGGAAAAAAGTACTTCAAATTCCTTGGATTGTTGACCACTAATGATAACATAGGATGGTGCAATAACAACAATAATTTACACGGATTAAATAAATGAGGACCAAGTTGAAGCTCTTGGAGTATGGAAAGAATTAAACTTCACTAAATACATccattgttagagtaattgggtaattacttgattaattaaacaatatttgtttaattctttaagttccctattatctttttacacttaagctaacattaggtgcataataattaattcttttattaattattatgtgcaagcctaggttttcccttttagggtttcttgacctattagaggctatttttattttctttgtatcattatgacactacacatttttggtgaatattgagctctcctcttttgagcatatttttcctgtgttttgttcttcagattgctttgcttcattgcttctccttgtaacagattgttttagcttgcagaagatctttaggctcctgtggtgttgtg contains:
- the LOC131875968 gene encoding SKP1-like protein 11, with protein sequence MAANTVTFRVFRDEEVYEDFKLEKMAAMESVVVKNLIERKTRMEPLTFPIPCDNINSSKVLEMVFDYCKFHTHAKSNTISEEDVKIWDTQFVEKALSADKNQATFLQILLTANFLEIIDLFDLLCKAAADFLKQKNVEEMRELFERENNLTEEQQEAIMRETDWAHA